In a single window of the Candidatus Rhabdochlamydia sp. T3358 genome:
- a CDS encoding type II secretion system protein has product MPKKKHSITLLEVLIGLILMGIIVSFLFSLLRQTLEKKQEMVQLKQMIFPREMMRLKMNQIINSLAKNESGIYIDSYEDHPSLTFCYENKDKEVNFCGMIHSMLYVNDHKQLVLSTFSKQDSKRDEILLENVHAFTFELFDQTKAIWESAWLKTKAQLPEMVRLHVKIDQDIYDLVLFVTEQKNPITYSVKS; this is encoded by the coding sequence ATGCCTAAGAAAAAGCACTCCATTACCTTGTTAGAAGTTCTGATTGGTTTGATTCTAATGGGGATCATAGTGAGTTTTTTATTCTCTTTACTGAGGCAAACTCTAGAAAAAAAGCAGGAAATGGTTCAATTAAAGCAAATGATTTTTCCTCGTGAAATGATGCGTTTGAAAATGAACCAAATCATAAACTCTCTTGCTAAAAACGAGTCTGGCATCTACATAGATTCCTATGAAGATCATCCCTCATTGACTTTTTGCTATGAGAATAAAGATAAAGAGGTAAATTTCTGTGGAATGATCCACTCTATGCTTTATGTAAACGATCATAAACAACTTGTCTTAAGCACCTTTTCTAAACAAGATAGTAAAAGAGATGAAATTCTATTAGAGAATGTCCATGCTTTTACCTTTGAGTTATTTGATCAAACAAAAGCTATTTGGGAATCTGCATGGCTAAAAACAAAAGCACAACTCCCTGAAATGGTTCGTCTACATGTAAAAATAGATCAAGATATTTATGATCTGGTGTTGTTTGTTACAGAACAAAAAAACCCTATTACCTATAGTGTAAAATCATGA